The following proteins are co-located in the Solenopsis invicta isolate M01_SB chromosome 7, UNIL_Sinv_3.0, whole genome shotgun sequence genome:
- the LOC105203125 gene encoding uncharacterized protein LOC105203125, with amino-acid sequence MGPCKECAQKHNTLIHQSSDNKTSVKQRVQDKVKSDESVSNVAVHHASSNTRRRQILMATAIVEATQRNGRSVPIRVLLNSASEVNFISQAAHNKLGLKRNYVSEIVTGLNEVENKIHYICDVHIKSRCSNFEINTECFIVPKVTKDLPSMKLDRNKLTLPNNLKLADSEFHKIGPIDMLIGGEFFYDLMEDGKIELGKNQLTLRNTKFGWIIAGPISAASVVSSIKQNTVHALTCSLKSHDDLNENLEKFWELENYDKGTTRLLSNDEKKCERYFEQTTIRDTNGRFIVRLPFRDETLPIGNNKEIALKRLNYLERKLKGNKVFRDRYINFMHDYVKLGHMSIVIDSHNEPQRVVYLPHHGVLKESSSSTKLRVVFDASAENNRGVSLNDALLVGPVLQDNLIDIVLRFRFSEIALTADLQKMFRQILVHISDRDAQRILWRFSTEEPIQEYRLNTVTYGQACASYLAIKCLRQLATDSAERYPLAANALLYDTYVDDIISGTNTVEEAQILYEQLTSLLLEGGFTAHKWCSNSEEALENVPIHLRESNSTLNIDANDAQIVAQAFTKRKILSAISKLYDPLGLIGPVLTTTKILMQGLWEIKVDWDDPLPESFLDKWVNFQESLKDVYTLCVPRLIVNSLGTSQLFIQGFCDASESAYGACIYVQSVNNCQDKISSRLLCSKARVAPLKKQTVPRLELCTALLLAKLLDNVKKAIRVNIDGIYAWSDSMVVLHWLRGDTSRWKPFVYNRVAEILKILPASQWNHVKGSENPADLISRGATPAQLKDSSLWWNGPEWLLSIRQSTNHEESNWELNEEDLASVEFESKGEVRCCNVNAQQASSYGEAIAKLIERCSTLTKIERSLAYCIRFVSNCRKKGENRILTRLTLSEIATAHMELIKYSQLIYFPDDIKDLRVKGELRQSSQLSQLQAFLDKDGVLRVGGRLQETPWTFERKHPILLSGQCKITRLLIEREHRALLHASQQLLLSVIRQSYWPLNARNIVRQSNPPRAIHLEATSELTTAAFMATLRRFVGRRGLPRKICSDNATNFVGAKRKLEELYAFVRSSIDGAVGDNLQERGIEWSFIPPYSPHMGGLWEASHRS; translated from the exons ATGGGTCCCTGTAAAGAATGCGCGCAGAAGCATAACACGTTGATACACCAATCGTCAGATAACAAGACTTCTGTAAAACAGAGAGTTCAAGATAAAGTCAAGTCCGATGAATCGGTTAGTAATGTAGCGGTTCATCATGCGTCAAGCAATACTAGGAGACGTCAAATACTTATGGCTACGGCAATAGTAGAAGCTACTCAACGTAACGGTCGAAGCGTTCCGATTCGCGTTCTTCTTAATAGTGCGAGCGaggtcaattttatttctcaagCAGCACATAATAAGCTAGGTTTGAAGCGAAACTATGTCTCAGAAATAGTTACGGGATTAAACGAAGTAGAgaacaaaatacattatatttgcGATGTTCACATCAAGTCTAGATGCTCCAATTTCGAGATTAACACAGAGTGTTTTATTGTTCCCAAGGTTACGAAGGATTTGCCATCCATGAAACTAGATCGTAACAAGTTAACATTGCCAAACAATCTAAAATTAGCTGATTCCGAGTTTCACAAGATTGGTCCGATAGACATGTTAATCGGCGGAGAATTCTTTTACGATTTGATGGAAGACGGCAAAATAGAGCTTGGAAAAAATCAATTAACTCTAAGGAATACTAAATTTGGATGGATAATCGCGGGACCAATATCGGCTGCTTCGGTAGTTTCAAGTATCAAACAGAACACGGTGCACGCGTTAACCTGTTCATTGAAATCTCACGACGATTTAAACGAAAATCTAGAAAAATTCTGGGAATTGGAGAATTATGACAAGGGAACGACACGATTATTATCAAACGATGAGAAAAAATGCGAGCGATATTTCGAACAAACTACTATACGCGATACTAACGGTAGATTTATTGTAAGGCTACCATTTCGAGATGAAACCCTACCTATTGGCAATAACAAAGAAATAGCacttaaaagattaaattatctgGAACGAAAGCTTAAAGGCAACAAGGTATTTCGCGATcgttatatcaattttatgcaTGATTATGTTAAACTAGGACATATGTCGATTGTAATTGATTCACATAATGAACCCCAGAGAGTGGTGTATTTACCTCACCATGGTGTGCTAAAGGAGTCTAGTAGTAGCACAAAGTTGCGAGTTGTATTCGATGCTTCGGCAGAGAACAACAGAGGTGTGTCTTTGAATGATGCTCTTCTTGTTGGGCCGGTATTACAAGATAATCTAATCGATATAGTGTTGAGATTTCGATTCTCTGAAATTGCTTTGACAGCcgatttgcaaaaaatgttccgGCAAATACTGGTTCACATTTCGGATCGTGACGCACAACGTATTTTATGGCGATTCTCAACTGAGGAGCCCATACAAGAGTATCGTTTAAATACCGTCACTTACGGGCAAGCATGTGCCTCATATTTAGCGATTAAATGTTTGAGACAATTAGCTACAGACAGCGCGGAACGATATCCATTAGCGGCAAATGCTTTATTGTACGATACATACGTCGATGATATAATCTCCGGTACGAACACCGTTGAAGAAGCGCAAATCTTGTATGAACAATTGACTAGCTTACTATTAGAAGGCGGATTCACAGCGCACAAGTGGTGCTCGAATTCTGAAGAAGCTCTGGAAAATGTGCCAATACATTTAAGAGAATCTAATTCGACTTTGAACATTGATGCGAATGAC GCGCAAATCGTGGCGCAAGCATTTACGAAACGCAAGATACTATCAGCAATTAGTAAATTGTATGATCCTCTAGGTTTGATTGGACCAGTTTTAACGACGACCAAGATTCTAATGCAAGGTTTATGGGAGATCAAAGTAGATTGGGATGATCCACTCCCAGAATCGTTCCTAGATAAATGGGTAAACTTCCAAGAAAGTTTAAAGGACGTATACACATTATGCGTACCAAGATTAATTGTCAATTCGTTGGGAACAAGTCAATTATTCATACAAGGATTCTGCGACGCGTCCGAAAGCGCATACGGCGCGTGCATCTATGTGCAATCAGTGAACAATTGTCAGGACAAGATATCGAGTCGATTACTCTGTTCAAAGGCTAGGGTAGCCCCTTTAAAGAAACAAACCGTACCAAGATTAGAGCTATGTACCGCGTTACTCTTAGCAAAACTACTTGATAACGTGAAAAAGGCAATTCGAGTCAACATTGATGGTATATATGCATGGTCAGACTCCATGGTCGTACTGCACTGGTTGCGTGGTGATACATCGCGCTGGAAGCCATTTGTATACAATCGTGTGGCGGAAATACTGAAAATCCTGCCAGCAAGTCAATGGAATCACGTCAAAGGTTCCGAAAACCCTGCCGATTTAATCTCAAGAGGTGCCACTCCTGCTCAACTAAAGGACAGCAGCTTGTGGTGGAATGGCCCTGAGTGGCTATTGAGTATACGTCAATCTACAAACCATGAAGAGTCCAATTGGGAGCTCAACGAAGAAGATCTTGCCAGTGTTGAATTCGAGAGCAAAGGAGAAGTACGATGCTGCAATGTAAATGCACAACAGGCATCTTCATATGGCGAAGCAATAGCCAAGCTAATCGAACGCTGCTCCACGTTAACAAAAATAGAACGATCACTCGCTTATTGTATTCGATTTGTCTCCAACTGCCGCAAAAAGGGGGAGAACAGAATCCTAACCAGGTTAACTCTGTCAGAAATAGCAACCGCGCATATGGAGTTAATCAAATATTCGCAACTCATTTATTTTCCAGATGACATAAAGGATTTACGAGTTAAGGGCGAACTGCGCCAATCAAGTCAACTGAGCCAATTGCAAGCCTTCCTTGACAAAGATGGTGTCCTCAGGGTGGGCGGTCGTTTACAAGAAACTCCATGGACTTTCGAGAGAAAGCATCCAATCTTATTGTCAGGTCAATGCAAAATCACGCGTTTGCTAATTGAAAGAGAGCATCGTGCCCTACTGCACGCTAGTCAGCAACTATTGCTGTCAGTTATACGACAGAGTTATTGGCCATTAAACGCGAGGAACATAGTGAGACAA AGCAATCCACCTAGAGCAATCCACCTAGAGGCAACGAGTGAGCTAACCACGGCAGCCTTCATGGCAACACTACGCAGATTCGTAGGACGACGAGGACTTCCAAGGAAGATCTGCAGTGACAATGCTACAAATTTCGTAGGAGCGAAGCGAAAGCTGGAGGAACTATACGCATTCGTTCGATCTTCTATCGACGGAGCGGTCGGCGACAACTTGCAAGAAAGGGGAATAGAATGGAGTTTTATTCCTCCTTACTCGCCCCATATGGGAGGCCTCTGGGAGGCCTCCCATAGGAGTTAA